A genomic window from Chitinophaga pollutisoli includes:
- a CDS encoding HAMP domain-containing sensor histidine kinase: MHYRRIRAYLLCCVLTIVCAHKSAGQLQHIRQLQQSLASTTDSLAYIDALVDLADYYHYRQGDSVRYYAEMALAMAERHGYERGIAGAITGKGVYYMTRNNYLSSRFNNDALRMYRKMGDSTRVSLLLNNIAINFIFDGNYAKCIDKLHEADRVAQRAPKDTVRAMVLLNLLEMDTSLTKRQRDSMLVIARRTATRWKDEVMLNACLQYEANRMYVAGGVKESLVMMEGALADAERIGNYSFMAFIHGDIGRMILESGGDTDLSMHHLTEGLTIATNQQFFYTASLLLPELMKLCEQTGDTAKAYQYAQQQLQLSEKAVIELQSSGFTYFDFVLNERNLRDAQERQAAQKRTIYLLILLTLVTGGLLFFVYRSRLQTRRMARIQQERNRELEDWDQFHNMLISVMAHDLRAPFSNILGITQLINMTGQLSPEEIKVMMGSLTKTSEESIRFMEGLLAWIGTKRKGGKFTTESFMVEDVVREANHFFAPAQEEKNVRLEIDESVEGQAVYAEKNMLGFICRNILNNATKYAAKGKPIVVRAFIEGDSLVTAVTNHGKELSEAEINKIFHPEQKSMAAKDGLKGAGIAMIISQDMLERMHGRIWAESEPGVGTTFYFALPRNVQAGKAVTA; the protein is encoded by the coding sequence ATGCATTACCGACGAATCCGGGCCTATTTGCTATGCTGTGTGCTGACGATTGTGTGCGCCCATAAAAGCGCCGGTCAGTTACAACATATCAGGCAACTGCAGCAGTCCCTCGCCTCTACTACCGATAGCCTCGCTTATATCGATGCATTGGTCGATCTCGCCGATTATTACCATTACCGGCAGGGAGACAGCGTGCGATATTATGCCGAAATGGCCCTCGCAATGGCTGAACGACATGGATATGAGCGCGGCATCGCGGGAGCCATTACCGGCAAGGGCGTTTACTATATGACGCGCAACAATTACCTCTCTTCACGATTCAATAACGATGCCTTGCGGATGTACCGCAAAATGGGAGACAGCACCCGCGTTTCCCTGCTCCTCAACAATATTGCCATCAACTTTATCTTCGACGGCAATTATGCCAAGTGTATCGACAAGCTCCATGAAGCGGACCGGGTCGCCCAGCGGGCACCGAAAGATACCGTACGGGCTATGGTGCTTTTAAACCTGCTGGAAATGGACACCTCGCTTACTAAGCGGCAAAGGGATTCCATGCTGGTGATTGCCCGGAGGACCGCCACACGGTGGAAGGATGAAGTCATGCTGAATGCCTGCCTCCAGTACGAGGCAAACCGGATGTATGTTGCCGGCGGAGTCAAAGAAAGCCTGGTCATGATGGAGGGTGCCCTGGCCGACGCGGAAAGGATCGGCAACTACAGTTTCATGGCTTTCATACATGGAGATATTGGCAGAATGATCCTGGAAAGCGGCGGCGACACCGACTTGTCGATGCATCATCTCACGGAAGGGCTCACCATTGCGACAAACCAGCAGTTCTTCTATACCGCCAGCCTTTTGCTGCCGGAACTGATGAAACTTTGCGAACAAACGGGCGATACGGCCAAAGCTTACCAATATGCGCAACAACAGTTGCAATTGTCGGAAAAAGCAGTTATAGAGCTTCAGTCGTCCGGCTTTACCTATTTTGATTTTGTTTTGAACGAGCGCAACCTGCGCGATGCGCAAGAGCGGCAGGCCGCTCAGAAAAGAACGATCTACCTGCTCATCCTGCTGACGCTCGTTACCGGCGGGCTCCTGTTTTTTGTGTACCGCTCGCGCCTGCAAACCCGCAGGATGGCCAGGATACAGCAGGAGCGCAACCGCGAGCTGGAAGATTGGGACCAGTTCCACAACATGCTCATTTCCGTGATGGCCCACGATCTCCGCGCGCCTTTCTCCAACATTCTCGGCATTACACAGCTGATCAATATGACGGGACAGCTTTCGCCGGAGGAAATCAAGGTGATGATGGGCAGCCTCACGAAGACTTCCGAAGAAAGTATTCGTTTCATGGAAGGCCTCCTCGCATGGATCGGCACCAAGCGCAAAGGCGGGAAATTCACCACGGAATCGTTTATGGTGGAAGACGTGGTGCGGGAAGCCAACCACTTTTTCGCTCCCGCGCAGGAAGAGAAAAACGTTCGGCTCGAAATCGATGAAAGCGTAGAAGGGCAGGCAGTGTATGCGGAGAAAAATATGCTGGGCTTCATATGCCGCAATATCCTCAACAACGCCACCAAATATGCCGCCAAAGGCAAGCCTATCGTGGTGCGCGCCTTCATTGAGGGCGACAGCCTCGTAACTGCCGTCACCAACCATGGCAAAGAGCTCAGCGAAGCGGAAATCAATAAAATTTTCCATCCGGAACAAAAAAGCATGGCGGCCAAGGACGGGCTGAAAGGCGCGGGGATCGCCATGATTATCAGCCAGGATATGCTGGAGCGTATGCACGGGCGTATTTGGGCCGAAAGCGAGCCTGGCGTAGGCACCACGTTTTATTTCGCGCTACCGCGCAATGTGCAGGCCGGCAAAGCGGTGACGGCATAA
- a CDS encoding TonB-dependent receptor plug domain-containing protein — translation MKRLFVPSVTWKLFVCLICLLPLQLLAQETGVLRGKVTGGEVFRPNEVIVQLLNESDKKLVKMEYADAKGDFRFTGIRAGKYHILIQHLSYNRYISPAITHTTFTDIGGIRLEAATRQLREASVVAQKPLVQQQYDKTVLNVAGSIGAAGSNALEVLEKAPGITVDQNDNIAMRGRQGVLVMVDGKQVPMSGPDLASYLRSLNAAQVDRIDLITNPSARYDAAGNAGIIDIRLKKGKNNGTNGTLGLSLAQGAYPKANPSFSINHKKGAFNYFASYNFSHRRDFNELNIHRKFFPRRAKKPAAMITTISSNSNSIRITFAAAWIISLMRARPSASRLMLS, via the coding sequence ATGAAGCGATTATTTGTACCCTCCGTTACCTGGAAATTGTTTGTCTGTCTGATCTGCCTGTTGCCCTTGCAGCTGCTGGCGCAGGAAACGGGCGTTTTGCGCGGCAAGGTGACCGGCGGCGAAGTGTTCCGGCCGAATGAAGTGATCGTTCAACTCCTCAACGAAAGCGACAAAAAACTCGTGAAGATGGAATACGCCGATGCGAAAGGGGATTTCCGGTTTACCGGCATCCGCGCAGGCAAATATCACATCCTCATCCAGCATCTTTCCTACAACCGCTACATTTCCCCGGCCATTACGCATACTACCTTCACCGATATCGGCGGCATCCGCCTGGAAGCCGCTACCCGCCAGCTCCGCGAAGCCAGTGTAGTGGCGCAGAAGCCCCTCGTGCAGCAACAATACGATAAAACCGTCCTCAATGTCGCCGGCTCCATCGGCGCGGCGGGGAGCAATGCGCTGGAAGTGCTGGAGAAAGCCCCTGGTATTACGGTCGACCAGAACGACAACATCGCCATGCGCGGCCGCCAGGGTGTGCTCGTGATGGTGGACGGGAAGCAGGTGCCCATGTCCGGCCCGGACCTCGCCAGTTACCTCCGCAGCCTCAACGCCGCGCAGGTCGACCGGATCGATCTCATTACCAATCCTTCCGCCAGATACGATGCCGCAGGCAATGCCGGTATCATCGACATCCGCCTGAAAAAAGGGAAGAACAACGGCACCAACGGCACCCTGGGCCTCAGCCTCGCCCAGGGCGCCTATCCTAAAGCCAACCCATCTTTCTCCATCAACCACAAAAAAGGTGCGTTCAATTATTTCGCGTCGTATAATTTCAGCCACCGCCGCGATTTCAATGAGCTCAACATCCACCGTAAATTTTTTCCGCGCAGGGCGAAGAAACCGGCGGCAATGATTACGACAATCTCTTCAAACTCAAATTCAATACGCATAACGTTCGCGGCGGCATGGATTATCAGCCTGATGCGCGCACGACCATCGGCTTCGCGGCTAATGCTATCGTGA
- the leuB gene encoding 3-isopropylmalate dehydrogenase, giving the protein MATKHILIVPGDGIGQEVTAEGKKILDRIAAKFGHTFTYDDALVGHAAIEATGDPLPAVTLEKMHKADAVLFGAVGHPKYDNDPSAKVRPEQGLLKMRKELGLYANLRPIKLFDELLEASSIKPEILRGADILFFRELTGDIYFGEKGRKNNGDTAFDIAEYSRFEVERIARKAFEAARTRRKKLCSVDKANVIETSRLWREVIQKIAPEYPDVEVEHQFVDATAMLLIKDPKRFDVVVTANLFGDILTDEASQIAGSMGMLASASIGDGTCVYEPIHGSAHDITGKGVANPLASILSAALLLDISFGMKAESEAVIEAVDKVLKAGFRTGDIADAKTPKDKILGTAAMGDQVLAQL; this is encoded by the coding sequence ATGGCAACAAAGCATATTTTAATCGTTCCCGGCGACGGGATCGGGCAGGAAGTAACTGCCGAAGGCAAGAAAATACTGGACAGGATCGCCGCGAAGTTCGGCCATACCTTCACTTACGACGACGCGCTCGTGGGCCACGCGGCTATCGAGGCCACCGGCGACCCGTTGCCGGCCGTTACCCTTGAGAAGATGCACAAGGCCGACGCCGTGCTTTTCGGCGCCGTAGGGCATCCCAAATACGATAACGACCCCTCCGCCAAGGTACGCCCGGAGCAGGGGTTGCTCAAAATGCGCAAGGAACTGGGCCTCTACGCCAACCTGCGCCCCATCAAACTGTTCGACGAGCTGCTGGAAGCCTCCAGCATCAAACCGGAAATCCTTCGGGGCGCGGATATCCTCTTCTTCCGTGAGCTTACCGGTGATATTTATTTCGGGGAAAAAGGCCGTAAAAACAACGGCGACACCGCTTTCGACATCGCCGAATACAGCCGCTTCGAAGTAGAGCGCATCGCCCGCAAAGCGTTTGAAGCCGCGCGCACCCGCCGCAAAAAACTCTGCTCCGTAGATAAAGCCAATGTGATCGAAACCTCCCGCCTCTGGCGCGAGGTGATCCAAAAGATCGCACCCGAATACCCCGATGTGGAAGTAGAACACCAGTTCGTGGACGCCACCGCCATGCTGCTCATTAAAGATCCCAAGCGCTTCGACGTGGTGGTGACCGCCAACCTGTTCGGCGACATCCTCACCGACGAAGCTTCGCAGATCGCGGGCTCCATGGGCATGCTGGCCTCCGCCTCCATCGGCGACGGCACCTGCGTGTACGAGCCTATCCACGGTTCCGCGCACGACATCACGGGCAAAGGCGTTGCCAACCCGCTCGCTTCCATCCTTTCCGCCGCCCTCCTGCTGGATATTTCCTTCGGCATGAAAGCGGAATCCGAAGCCGTGATCGAAGCGGTGGATAAAGTGCTGAAAGCAGGCTTCCGCACCGGCGACATCGCCGACGCAAAAACGCCCAAAGACAAAATACTGGGTACCGCCGCGATGGGCGACCAGGTACTGGCGCAACTCTGA
- a CDS encoding antibiotic biosynthesis monooxygenase: MILEVAILDVIPGKTDAFEHNFESAQRILSRMEGYAGHQLRRCMEKTGRYVLLVNWETVEHHTVGFRQHPLYQEWKALLHEFYDPFPTVEHYQPLFAFSGPAYQP, encoded by the coding sequence ATGATACTGGAAGTCGCAATTCTCGATGTCATCCCGGGGAAAACGGACGCATTCGAGCATAATTTCGAGTCCGCACAGCGGATCCTCAGCCGGATGGAAGGCTATGCCGGGCACCAGTTGCGCCGTTGCATGGAAAAGACCGGCAGGTATGTATTACTGGTAAACTGGGAAACAGTGGAGCACCATACCGTCGGGTTCCGCCAGCACCCCTTGTACCAGGAGTGGAAAGCCCTGCTGCATGAATTCTACGACCCCTTCCCCACGGTGGAACATTACCAGCCGCTGTTCGCCTTCTCCGGCCCCGCGTATCAACCGTAA
- a CDS encoding VOC family protein, with translation MQKITPCLWFNFNADEAMEYYQSIFPDFKVTHKSYYGDWGGPHAGKLLTAEFELFGMKMIALNAGPQFPFTEAISLTINCKGQEEVDYYWNKLTAGGGQESMCGWLKDKFGLSWQVAPEELTKLMAGPDKEKQMKAAQAMMKQKKIIIREIEDAVNGVTA, from the coding sequence ATGCAAAAGATAACGCCCTGCCTTTGGTTCAACTTCAATGCCGACGAGGCCATGGAGTATTACCAATCCATCTTCCCCGATTTCAAAGTCACGCATAAAAGCTATTACGGCGATTGGGGCGGCCCCCACGCAGGCAAGCTTCTCACGGCCGAATTCGAATTATTCGGCATGAAAATGATCGCCCTGAATGCGGGCCCGCAGTTCCCATTCACGGAAGCGATTTCGCTGACGATAAATTGCAAGGGACAGGAAGAAGTGGATTATTACTGGAACAAGCTGACGGCCGGCGGCGGACAGGAAAGCATGTGCGGTTGGCTGAAGGATAAATTCGGGCTTTCGTGGCAGGTGGCGCCTGAAGAACTGACGAAACTGATGGCGGGCCCGGATAAGGAAAAACAGATGAAAGCCGCGCAGGCCATGATGAAACAGAAGAAAATCATCATCAGGGAAATCGAAGATGCCGTAAACGGCGTGACCGCCTGA
- a CDS encoding outer membrane beta-barrel family protein: protein MDYQPDARTTIGFAANAIVSDGGIGSDSRAQSYDAAQAPAGRFNTFGDNDLHRRNYSVNANFRRLLDTTGRELTADLDYARFSNWEYQNYRTSYLDNHNAPLRPDFLLFGDLSGDLDIYSVKIDYTHPVQALGLKLEGGIKSSWVRTDNDVRFFDRSNGSDVLDEGKSNRFIYKENINAAYLNGSGKWRKLNYQFGLRMEHTRANGRQVIHEEQFDRDYVQLFPSGYVGYQFSPKHDLGVTLSRRINRPSYRQLNPFRVFLDPLTSSTGNPALNPEITASYEIVYTFNEAYTAKAGYSRTTDNILTVLGPDKEPNSVLQTNRNLARYDYYHLTIGIPVTAFKWLNSNNTLVVYYGRYSGNLVNTDLNEGRVAVNLNSSNTITLNPKTAMEITGNYQSRSWYGFLDVRSSFQLGAGIQRQFWERKGSVKLNVSDIFYTGRTKAFTELTGYSEAFRQFRDTRVVTLTFHYRFGGQQQGPRRRAGGAEEEKRRAG from the coding sequence ATGGATTATCAGCCTGATGCGCGCACGACCATCGGCTTCGCGGCTAATGCTATCGTGAGCGACGGCGGCATCGGGTCCGACAGCCGTGCGCAATCCTACGACGCGGCGCAGGCGCCCGCAGGGCGTTTCAATACTTTTGGCGACAACGATCTGCATCGCCGCAACTACAGCGTCAACGCCAATTTCCGCCGCCTGCTCGATACCACCGGGCGCGAACTGACGGCGGATTTGGATTACGCGCGTTTCTCCAACTGGGAATACCAAAACTACCGCACTTCCTATCTCGATAACCACAACGCGCCCCTGCGCCCGGATTTCCTGCTTTTCGGCGATCTCAGCGGCGACCTCGACATCTATTCCGTGAAAATCGATTACACGCATCCTGTACAGGCGCTGGGTCTGAAACTGGAAGGCGGTATCAAAAGCAGTTGGGTTCGCACTGATAATGACGTCAGGTTTTTCGACCGCAGCAATGGAAGCGATGTGCTGGATGAAGGGAAGAGCAACCGTTTCATCTACAAGGAAAACATCAACGCCGCTTACCTGAACGGTTCCGGCAAGTGGCGCAAACTGAATTACCAGTTCGGCCTGCGGATGGAACATACCCGGGCTAACGGCCGCCAGGTAATCCATGAAGAGCAATTCGACCGCGATTATGTGCAATTGTTCCCCAGCGGGTACGTCGGTTACCAGTTCAGCCCAAAACACGACCTGGGCGTAACGCTCAGCCGAAGGATCAACCGGCCCTCGTACCGCCAGCTGAACCCATTCCGCGTATTCCTCGACCCGCTGACGTCGTCCACCGGCAATCCCGCGCTGAACCCCGAAATCACCGCGTCGTACGAGATCGTGTACACCTTTAACGAAGCGTACACTGCAAAGGCGGGGTACAGCCGCACGACAGATAATATCCTGACCGTCCTCGGTCCCGATAAGGAGCCCAACAGCGTACTCCAGACCAACCGAAACCTCGCGCGGTACGATTATTACCATCTTACCATAGGCATTCCCGTTACCGCTTTCAAATGGCTTAACAGCAACAACACGCTAGTGGTATATTATGGCCGGTATAGTGGCAACCTTGTGAATACAGACCTCAACGAAGGCCGCGTGGCCGTGAACCTGAACAGCAGCAACACTATTACCCTGAACCCGAAAACGGCGATGGAGATCACAGGGAATTACCAGAGCCGCAGCTGGTACGGTTTCCTGGACGTACGCAGCAGCTTCCAGCTGGGAGCGGGCATCCAGCGGCAGTTCTGGGAAAGGAAAGGTTCCGTGAAACTGAATGTGAGCGATATTTTCTATACCGGCAGAACCAAAGCCTTCACAGAGCTGACGGGCTATTCCGAAGCGTTCCGCCAGTTCCGGGATACGCGCGTGGTGACGCTGACCTTCCATTATCGGTTCGGCGGGCAGCAACAGGGGCCGCGCAGGCGCGCGGGCGGGGCGGAAGAGGAGAAGCGCCGGGCGGGCTGA
- a CDS encoding MarR family transcriptional regulator: protein MNIVHELEELALATRLKRLGERLSQDVSRIYKESSLDFEARWFLILELLSRKKTMGITEISEALQISHPAVVQLADQMLEQGLMKASPDPRDARRRLLSLSASGKHMYKRIGPMLKVIREENRKWLQQSAGDLLRILGDLEQALDDKSMYQRIREGLTRES from the coding sequence ATGAATATCGTCCACGAACTGGAAGAACTGGCATTGGCTACCCGGCTTAAAAGGCTTGGGGAACGTTTGTCGCAGGATGTTAGCCGGATTTACAAGGAATCGTCGCTGGATTTCGAAGCGCGCTGGTTCCTGATCCTGGAATTGCTCAGCCGCAAGAAAACGATGGGCATCACGGAGATTTCAGAAGCGCTCCAGATCAGCCATCCCGCCGTGGTGCAGCTGGCCGACCAGATGCTGGAGCAGGGGCTCATGAAAGCCTCGCCCGACCCGCGCGACGCCCGCAGGAGGCTGCTCTCGCTCAGCGCCAGCGGCAAACACATGTACAAGCGCATCGGGCCCATGTTGAAGGTCATCCGCGAAGAAAACCGCAAATGGCTGCAGCAATCAGCCGGCGATCTTCTCCGCATCCTGGGCGACCTCGAGCAGGCGCTCGACGATAAAAGCATGTACCAGCGCATCCGCGAAGGGCTCACACGCGAAAGTTAA
- a CDS encoding NAD(P)-binding domain-containing protein — translation MARVRANPQFCSSKNEWKMKNNNERTAAVLGLGMMGATLAKLLLAAGYEVTVWNRNKDKSALLAEAGATVADSPGAAVNAGQVIVMCVHDYAAATSILSQTEQSGWKGKVLVQLTSGSPAEAEQQEQWAEALGARYLDGAIQAAPQQMGREDTPLFLSGKNAAWDQALPVLKVFAGSPEWLGIPAGLASSVDLATLSGIYGTMMGFFHGARIMEHAGFPVDKYAALLSGILGTFGEFIQLEGQLVHQNRFEKSESPMSISVDATARILRQAQESGIHDKFPRYVAGAFREAADKGLANEELAAMIKVLRG, via the coding sequence ATTGCCCGCGTTCGCGCCAACCCGCAATTTTGTTCCAGCAAAAACGAATGGAAAATGAAAAACAACAACGAAAGAACAGCGGCCGTTCTGGGCCTGGGCATGATGGGCGCCACCCTGGCCAAACTCCTCCTCGCGGCGGGATATGAAGTCACGGTCTGGAACCGCAACAAAGATAAATCCGCACTGCTGGCGGAAGCGGGCGCCACGGTGGCGGATTCGCCGGGAGCCGCCGTGAACGCGGGCCAGGTGATCGTGATGTGCGTACATGATTATGCCGCCGCAACATCCATCCTGTCCCAAACCGAACAATCTGGCTGGAAAGGGAAAGTACTTGTGCAACTCACCAGCGGCAGCCCCGCCGAAGCGGAGCAACAGGAGCAATGGGCGGAAGCGCTGGGCGCCAGGTACCTCGATGGCGCCATCCAGGCCGCACCGCAGCAGATGGGCCGGGAAGACACGCCACTGTTCCTTTCCGGAAAAAACGCGGCATGGGACCAGGCGCTGCCGGTGCTGAAGGTGTTCGCCGGATCGCCGGAATGGCTGGGCATCCCGGCGGGACTTGCCTCGTCGGTGGACCTGGCCACGCTGTCGGGAATTTACGGCACGATGATGGGCTTCTTCCACGGCGCGCGGATCATGGAGCACGCGGGATTCCCGGTCGACAAATACGCCGCGCTGCTGTCGGGCATCCTGGGCACATTCGGCGAATTCATTCAACTGGAAGGGCAGCTCGTTCACCAAAACCGTTTCGAAAAAAGCGAAAGCCCCATGAGCATTTCAGTGGATGCTACCGCGCGCATCCTCCGGCAGGCGCAGGAATCGGGGATTCATGATAAATTCCCGCGGTATGTAGCCGGCGCGTTCCGGGAAGCGGCGGATAAAGGATTGGCCAATGAAGAACTGGCCGCGATGATCAAAGTACTGCGGGGATAG